A region of Shewanella sp. Choline-02u-19 DNA encodes the following proteins:
- a CDS encoding thioesterase family protein, with product MSNIIQQETLRRVAEVFDQHVPFHNLLGMDIKRYDVEGVEVVVKMKPELIGNIHQKILHGGVTATVLDVVGGLTAFSGLVASRDDWSIEELEKRIQTLSTIDLRIDYLRPGRGEIFTGTGTVIRAGNRVSVSRMELHNEKGDHIAFGTGTYMVG from the coding sequence ATGAGTAATATTATTCAACAAGAAACATTACGCAGGGTCGCTGAGGTGTTTGACCAACATGTGCCGTTTCACAACTTACTCGGCATGGATATCAAACGTTATGATGTGGAAGGCGTTGAAGTTGTCGTCAAAATGAAGCCGGAATTGATTGGTAATATCCATCAGAAAATATTGCATGGTGGCGTTACGGCAACCGTGCTTGATGTTGTTGGCGGATTAACGGCTTTTTCTGGCCTAGTCGCTAGTCGTGATGACTGGAGTATCGAAGAGTTAGAGAAACGTATTCAAACCTTAAGCACCATCGATCTTAGAATCGATTATTTACGTCCAGGACGTGGCGAGATTTTTACCGGGACTGGTACCGTCATTCGCGCAGGCAATCGAGTGTCAGTTTCCAGAATGGAACTGCATAATGAAAAAGGCGATCATATTGCTTTCGGCACAGGCACTTATATGGTTGGCTAA
- the rarD gene encoding EamA family transporter RarD codes for MQDIEHRKGITFAICAYTLWGFAPLYFKLLTDVSATEILLHRVLWSFVFVALLMSLFGGFSRVRQLLKKPKQLAVLCITSLLIAANWLLFIWAVNNDHMLDASLGYFINPLVNVFLAMLFLGERLRKLQWAAVSLAAIGVSVQLISFGSIPLVSLALAGSFACYGLLRKKVNVDAKTGLLVETAILMPIALIYLLSNMGDSMTHLLNNDMHLNLLLLAAGVVTTVPLLCFSAAAVRIPFTMLGFFQYIGPSIMFILAVNLFNEPFDIEKGITFAFIWAALALFTVDMFYKRKQKK; via the coding sequence ATGCAAGATATTGAACACCGTAAAGGCATCACATTTGCCATTTGCGCCTACACCCTATGGGGCTTCGCTCCGCTGTACTTTAAATTGCTAACTGATGTGTCTGCAACTGAGATATTGTTGCACCGTGTACTTTGGTCATTTGTTTTTGTAGCGTTATTAATGAGCTTGTTTGGCGGCTTTAGTCGTGTCAGACAACTATTAAAAAAGCCTAAACAATTAGCCGTTCTGTGTATCACCTCATTATTAATCGCCGCTAACTGGCTGCTGTTTATTTGGGCGGTGAATAACGACCATATGCTCGATGCCAGTTTAGGTTACTTTATTAACCCTCTGGTTAATGTATTTTTAGCCATGCTTTTTCTCGGTGAGCGTTTGCGCAAACTGCAGTGGGCTGCGGTTTCTTTAGCCGCCATTGGTGTGTCGGTACAGCTAATTTCGTTTGGATCTATTCCACTAGTATCGCTTGCCTTAGCAGGCTCTTTTGCTTGTTATGGATTACTGCGTAAGAAAGTCAATGTCGATGCAAAAACGGGCTTACTGGTTGAGACCGCGATTTTAATGCCAATTGCGCTGATTTATCTATTAAGCAATATGGGTGATTCAATGACGCATCTGTTGAACAATGACATGCATCTCAATCTATTATTGCTCGCAGCCGGTGTAGTGACAACGGTGCCACTATTGTGTTTTTCGGCGGCGGCAGTGCGGATCCCATTCACCATGCTCGGATTTTTTCAGTACATCGGACCCAGCATCATGTTTATTCTTGCAGTAAACTTGTTTAACGAGCCTTTTGATATAGAAAAAGGCATTACCTTTGCCTTTATTTGGGCAGCACTGGCCCTGTTTACTGTCGATATGTTCTATAAGCGAAAGCAAAAAAAGTAG